The DNA sequence TAATATCTTGGAATTTAATTGTGATACCCCAGCCCCTTCTTGGGATTTGACAGTGACTAATGTGTtaagacatacaacacaaggctACATATCCCTCATACATGAtagttaagatgcaatgcacttATAATCTAGTAGTATGCATGCAGTAATTCACAGTAGAAAATTCTTTTAACTACTCAAGGACGGTGGCAATAATAAATCATGGTACCGAAAGTAAAATCCCAAATGTAAACTTCCATAACTAAACTTCTCAAAAATAGataattgttttaaaacaaCTACCAAGACAAAGGGACCattaaaatactattttcaaaataaaccaCAAGTCATAGTCTTTCTATCAAAAGGTCTTAAGATCTCATGTTCCTCATCACCACGGCCCCATCCGGAGTCAAACACCAATAAACCCCCTGTGAGCTGGTAATTGTAGAATCAATCTTAGAATCACTAATGCTAACTAGTATCTCCCTAAAAAATGAGGCTGTATACTTCAAAACATATGTCGTAAAGGAATGACGACCCTCCACGGTATACTCGTCCTCTAACATGGAGCCATCTAAGTTCATGATTCTATAGGATCTAGAGCACctgtcacaacttctaccattccagTCGGTAAATGATAGTGGAAACTACatagtgagatttcaagaaatcttagCAAGTAAATAATCAACATATAGAAGatatcacatgcatacacaaGTAAACCACAAACAATTGTAACTCATAAATAGTTGCGTGGACATGAACTTTGACGTAAAAAATTTGACATATACAAtatcaacttttcataaaacaCCTTCTCATCTTTTAGTCTTTATAActcatgttcatatcatttgagTTCAAGTTCTTGTACTTGTCATAACATATCATGCCATTCTTATCTTttcataacattttcaaattgtgATCATATCACATTGTAACTTATCATGGCATAACATATCTTATCATGGCATATCATAACAAATCATATCGTGGCATATCATAACATCTTATCTTATAACATAGAGCTCAAATGCCTTATTCATTTCATGATTCACATTGATAGAGACTTCATGGTTCCCCTAATCACCGTGTGTTCTCGGCTAGTTACCACATCAACCATCGATCTACTTGATTGAGGTAACTACGTCTTatcataaatattttcttttatgatagTTTGCTTACTTTGCCTTTGTCCTATGGCACCCACTAGATTTAGGTGCAACCTCATTTCGGtatcattttcttaaggaaCCCTTTGAGGCACGTTGACTCAGGAGTCTCCACTCTACTTTAGTCACTCCAGAGTGGATAGAGAGTTCCACTAGAGCATTTCTCAGTCTTGgcatttggggtcatgataaaagttattttgactcttttctttaaaaacatagACTCCAATGCATGAAACATGAACATATTACATAACACTTCACCGTACTCATGCAAATATGTGCAAAACTGAAACATATAGGATCCAATTCACAATGTAAATCTCACGATATGGCTTGAAAACATTAGAACATGCAATCATATGATGAATACATGTAAATAGACTTGAATCGCACTCATCCAAACCCAAAACAGATTCGGATTCCCAAAATGTGACCTTGGCCGAGACATCCAAGTCCTCCAAACATGAATTTTCATTATCACAACTCTTATTCACATGTCTTCACACTCTTATAGGTCAAAACAAACATACATAGCACATATACATGTCAAAACTAAAACCATAATCGTGGCATATTCGAAATATACGTCAACAAACCATCATCAAAACATggcatttcatattcatatcaaaACTAAATCTACATTTCATAATATAGAAAGATTCAACCAATGAAATATCAAACAAGAGTTAACAAGATAGATACAACTGTTATCCAAAGTAAGTTGGATGTTTACTTACAAAAGTCCAACGATTAATAGTAGCAAAAATCTGGAAATACAACGTAGCCTGTTAGAAATCAATACACAAAAACTGTAGATTCCAAAAATGTGAGTGAATGTGAGTGTAGGGGTATTGTCGAAATcctttttctcaaaacaaaacccTAGGGCCAAAACTCATTGAAAGTCCAAACCCTAGTTTTTCTTCGATgtaaaaactgaaaatataCCCCTCCAAATCTTGTGTTTCTATGTTCAAAATACCAAGAATATTTCGGGCTCCTTCCTTGAAGAGTAAACCCTAGTTTCTAGAGTGAAAGTATGTGACTGTGAGAAAAACCCTAAAACCAAAATGAAGATAATGGGTTTCTCTACTTTAGCCATGtatgaacaacaacaaaaaagggaaaagatcctTACCTTCAAGAGACGAACTCCTACTTGAAAGATAGTGAGTGGTTCCTAGGTGGTATGCAAAAATGGTGGTGTTTGGCTTGTGagtaaatgaaagaaaatgcaaGAACTTAGAGAGACACTAGTGGTTGTCAAAAATCCATAGAAATGAGGTTGAAACTTTGAGCAAAAGACCTCCTTTCTTTTCAGCAATGCCCTTATATAGAACCTTCATCCTCTCTTAAAATGCCAAAGGCTATTGCATGGATGCCACTTGGCATCTAAGACAAAAGGTCATTTCCTCTTCCCTAGGATAACATTGGAAAACCAAAGGCCTTCTTCCAAAAGTGGTGTGCGGCCTTCTCCAACCGAACCCTCTCTTGCTTCACTTTTCCCTTATGCCCTTCATTTCATGTCTAGGTTCAATGTACTTAGTGGTTCAAAGGTAAAAGCACAAAGTCAAACACAAAGTCCAATCTCCCTTGGGACTCCTCCTCATGTGCATGGTTGCCATGTGGCAATGGGTATGTGTGTTCCTTGTGTTAGCCGAAACCCTAGCTTTTCGCTAGGTGATATTTAGACTTCCCCATGCCCTAGTCATcgtcccctctctctcttgctCCTCCAAAATGTTTCTAGAAAATGCATTTTTGTCTTCCCAAGTAATATTTTCTTGGGAATCCAAAGGTATCATTCTCTTTCTCTCCGCATGCTTGATAAGTATCAATCTCAAAAAAGGGTCATTGCATGTGGCGTGTAAGCCCTAATCCTAATGATATCATCATCCACTTACCCCTTCTAGAACTTCCTACATGTTGGACAAGTGTCACACTTGCCAATTCCCTAGGtcactttctaaaaaaaaagtcACTTTCTAAAATATGGCTCTTCTTATGCCATGTGGTGCCTACACctctcttcaaaaatcacattgGGCTTCCAAGCCCTATTGCAAACCTGTTGGCCAAAATCCACATGGGCCTTATTGGGCTTCTTCTACTACTATGTCTTATGGCTTTTTAACTTTAGACATCTTTAGGGTCCAAAAAGTACAATATACCTTAAGGCTCTCTCCCCTAATACTTAAGTCACCTTccaataactaaaataaatcctTTGAATAATATAGGAACAGGGACTTGGCAAAGTCTGGGTTTTCTCATTAATGAAGGGTGAGAGGCCCATTTGGTTGTGAAGTTTAGTATtttggtactttttttttttgaaaagaacatCTTACTTCATTAATCAAAGATCATTACAAGAGCTCTCTTTTTCTACAATATCCTTAATGCAAACAGGTATGCTGTCGAGCCATACCAAATTAGTCTCTATGGATAGACTTTCCTTAGCTATTAAATGGGCAACTTCATTATTGGATCTGTGTGTATACTGTACTGACTAGCTACTCCTTTGCTTGAGTAGCATTTTAATGTCCTCAATTAAACTACCATGGAAGGATAGGTCTTTTGTAGGTGAATTAACTGCTTTTACCACTTCTTGAGCATCTCCCTCGAACTGCACCTTTGCCAGCCTGAGCTCTCTACATACTGCCATTGCCCTCCACAGAGCATGTGCTTCTGCAACTATAGGTAGCTCAACGTGTGACTTCTTCTCTTCCACTGCCACTAAAAAATCTCCATCCTCATCTCTCATAACCACCCCTAATCCTACCTTTTTTTCCACCCTTCTAActgcagcatcccaatttactttAACATATCCTGCACTTGGTTTTGTCCAACCTTGCACCCTTCAGCACACTTCTTCATTTCTGTTATTCCTTACTTTGATCAATTGTTGTGCCTGCTGGAACTCAGAAATGTCCTGCTTTGCTGCTCTTAGGACCTGGCATGGAGACTTGAACTTTTCTTCAAAGAAGTTCTCATTTCGCCTCAACCATAACCCCCTCATGACTGCTGCTGTGACTTCTAGTTCATGCTCATCGAGTAAACCCCTTAGCTTTTCCCACAGAGCTAGTAGATCAACTTCATTGGTCTTcattttttgcatctttttcaGATACACAGCCCATACATCTGCTGCTGTTGGGCATTGCCAGATGACATGCATCATAGTTTCCTCCTCTCTCATGCAAATATGGCACATGGGATTGTTGGTAATTTTTCTTGCAAACAGGTTTCTTTCGGTAGCTAGAAATTCATTTGCTGCTTTCCAgaaaaagatattaattttttctggAACATTCAACTTCCATATGTTATCCCAGGTTCTCTTCCTCTCATCTTGTCTGGATGAGCCACCATGAATGGCCTGTTTTCTTTCCTTGTCTAGGTGATAGGCACTTCTAACAGAGAACAGGCCTTTAGTAGAGGGTCCCCATATCATCCTGTCCTCCACTCCCATCTTGCTCAGTGGCAAGCTGCAGATGTGCTCAACTTCCTCCTTAGTGAAAACACTCTTGATTAGGGGCTCATTCCATGATCCTTGTCCATTCATCAGCTCACTCACAAAGGAATCACTGTCAAGTATTTTAACTGGTGACTGCACCTTCCCAAAGGAATGTAATGGGAGCCATCTCTGCCCCCATATTCTGACCTTCTTCCCATCACCCACCCTCCATCTCAGTCCCTCTTTTAACAACTTCATAGCATTCCACATACTCCTCCACACATAAGAAGGTCTATGACCCAACCTTGCTGTCAAAAGGGCCCcatctttgaaatatttttctttcattatcttGGCAGCCAAACTGTTTGCATTTTGGATCAGTCTCCAACTCTGCTTGGCCAGGAGGGCCAGGTTGAAGCTCTCTAAGTCCCTATAGCCCAATCCCCCTAACCCCTTCTGTCTTCCCATTTTTTCCCAGCTGCACCATTGCATACCTTTCCCTATTTGATGATtgccccaccaaaacttccCTAACATAACATTGAGCTCCTTACATAATTGTTTTGGTAGCTGAAATACACTCATAGTGTGCGTGGGCACTGCTTGTAGGACTGCCTTGATTAACACTTCTTTCCTTGCTGCAGATAGGAATGAGTTCTTCCAGTTATTGATCCTCTTCCATACTTTCTCTTTAATACACCTGAATGCATTGTACTTTGACCCTCCTACTACAGGAGGTAGCCCCAAGTAAGACTCATAAGAGCCTCTCATAACAGCACCTCCACTTTGCATGATTTTCCTCTTCTCTTCCTCCTTAGAGTTTGAACTAAAGAAAACTGCAGTCTTGTCTTTGTTCATAACCTGACCTGAGGCTCTCTCATATTGCCAAAGTATTCCATTGATCTTTTCCCACTCCTCAAACTTGGCTCTCCCGAAGACAatgcaatcatctgcaaagaggaGATGATTGACTCTAGTTCCACCCCTTGAGACAGTTACTCCCCTTGTTTCCCCCATCTGGTCTGAGAAATTAAGTAGAGTGCTGAGCCCCTCAGCACAAAGTATGAACAGATAGGGGGaaagaggatccccttgtctcaatcctCTCGTTGGAAAAATCTTCTCACCTGGCTTCCCATTCACAAGGACTGAATATGTGACTGAGGACACACATTTCATGACTAGCTCGACCCACTTGGAGCAAAACCCCATTTTTTCCATGACAGCTTGCAAGAAGGGCCACTCAATCCTGTCATAGGCTTTTGACATGTCAAGTTGATGGCTATGTGCCCTTCCTTCCCCTTCTTCCTTACTTTCATAgaatgcaataattcaaaagCTACCAAAATGTTGTCAATGATTAATCTTCCAGGTATGAAGGCACTTTGATTAAGGGAGATGACTTCATTTAGGACTTTTTTTAATCTGTTTACCAAGAGTTTTGCCATAATTTTATAAGCCACGTTACAAAGACTGATAGGTCTGTATTCACTTACCAATCTAGGTTCTTTTTTCTTGGGAATAAGGGTAATGAAAGTGTAATTTGCAGTAGAGGATAGAGAGTTACCATTCAACCAAGCTAGTACTGAGTTGCAGACTCCTTCTCCAACAAGGTGCCAGTATTTCTGGTAGAAGCAGGCTCCAAAGCCATTGGGTCCAGGTGACTTGTATGGAGCCATTAGTTTGATAGCTGTTTCAACTTCTCCTCTAGTGAAAACTTTTGATAGTAGTTCGTTCATGCTGTTTGTAATAGAAGGTGCCAAATTTCTTAGGCAGTTATCAATATCACCACTGCCAGGTTTAGAAGAGGCAAACAACCTCTCAAAATAAGCCTTAAAAGTTCCTGCCAATCCCTCTTGACTGGTGTGCCTGCTATTCTGCTCATATATTACTTCCTGAATTCTATTTACCTTCCTTCTCTGGTTAGCACAGCAGTGAAAAAACTTGGTATTCTTGTCTCCATGTTGATACCAATTTACCTTTGCTCTTTGCCTCCACTTCAAATCCTCTTTTGCCATCATGATCCCTAGTTCTTTTTGGAGGTTTTTTATGGCTGCAGAATTGTGCCTTCCTTCTTGTTCTTATAGCATTTTCAGGTTTGcagtcttttcttttaaaatcttTCTCTGATCAGTAAGCATTTGCTTACTCCACCTCGAAAGCACTTCCTGTCTTTCACAGATTGTTTAGTAGTTCCATTGAATGGATCCCCATCATAGCACCTTCTGCCCATATTGCTTTAACAATTCCCTCACGGCTATCCTCTAGTGCCCAACTGGCCTCATACCTAAACAATCTCTTTTGTCTACTTCTCAGATCTGTTTTCAGGCTATTGCTCAGTAGAATAGGCCTATGATCTGAGCTCCTGGTTGCCAGTACCTCCACCCATCCCTCTATGTGGATTTCCATCCATTTAGCATTGACTACTACCCTGTCGAGCCTCTCTTTGGTGAAAGACTCATCCCCATGCTTGTTAGTCCAGGTGAATTTGTCCCCTCTCCAACCCAAATCAAACAATCCCCCCCTCTCTAGGACCTCTCTAAATCTGGCCATTTGCCTTTCTAGTCTTTGTTTTCCCCCATGTTTTTCATCTTGATCTATTATCTCATGAAAATCACCTATCACACACCAACCTTTTCCACTTTCTGGCTTTAAAGAGCTCAAAAGGCACCATGTTACCTCTCTTAAGCTAGAATCAGGCTGACCATAGAAGTCTGTTAGCAGACATTTTTCTGCACAACCAGGTTCTTTTATCTAGGCACTTATATGCCAAAAAGAGAAATTAACCACCTCTACTTCTATCATATGATCCCACAACATCATCAAGCCTCCCTTCAAACCTACTGATTCAACTACCATACAGCCTTCAAATTTTAACCTCCTCCTAAGACTTtcagcttttgtttttttcatctttgtttcaattaaaaaCACTACATTGGGCTTCCTTTCCTCTACCATATGGCAGAGGTCCTGAACTGTCTGAGGgctcccaagccctcggcagttccaacttagtGTTTTCATGATGATTGGTGGGGTTGCTTCACAGCCTCCACCAATTCAATTGCATAACCTTTCTTTGGTTCAGTTTCACCCCCATCCATTcctctggatttttttttctattctctcctcctcctccttgtcAACCCCTAATCTCAGCCTTCTTTTTGAAGGTGAAAGAGATACTGTTGGATCCTCA is a window from the Carya illinoinensis cultivar Pawnee chromosome 14, C.illinoinensisPawnee_v1, whole genome shotgun sequence genome containing:
- the LOC122293725 gene encoding uncharacterized protein LOC122293725 — its product is MAKEDLKWRQRAKVNWYQHGDKNTKFFHCCANQRRKVNRIQEVIYEQNSRHTSQEGLAGTFKAYFERLFASSKPGSGDIDNCLRNLAPSITNSMNELLSKVFTRGEVETAIKLMAPYKSPGPNGFGACFYQKYWHLVGEGVCNSVLAWLNGNSLSSTANYTFITLIPKKKEPRLEEGEGRAHSHQLDMSKAYDRIEWPFLQAVMEKMGFCSKWVELVMKCVSSVTYSVLVNGKPGEKIFPTRGLRQGDPLSPYLFILCAEGLSTLLNFSDQMGETRGVTVSRGGTRVNHLLFADDCIVFGRAKFEEWEKINGILWQYERASGQVMNKDKTAVFFSSNSKEEEKRKIMQSGGAVMRGSYESYLGLPPVVGGSKYNAFRCIKEKVWKRINNWKNSFLSAARKEVLIKAVLQAVPTHTMSVFQLPKQLCKELNVMLGKFWWGNHQIGKGMQWCSWEKMGRQKGLGGLGYRDLESFNLALLAKQSWRLIQNANSLAAKIMKEKYFKDGALLTARLGHRPSYVWRSMWNAMKLLKEGLRWRVGDGKKVRIWGQRWLPLHSFGKVQSPVKILDSDSFVSELMNGQGSWNEPLIKSVFTKEEVEHICSLPLSKMGVEDRMIWGPSTKGLFSVRSAYHLDKERKQAIHGGSSRQDERKRTWDNIWKLNVPEKINIFFWKAANEFLATERNLFARKITNNPMCHICMREEETMMHVIWQCPTAADVWAVYLKKMQKMKTNEVDLLALWEKLRGLLDEHELEVTAAVMRGLWLRRNENFFEEKFKSPCQVLRAAKQDISEFQQAQQLIKVRNNRNEEVC